In Muribaculum gordoncarteri, the genomic window GATGCGGCCGCCCGCAACTATTTCAGCAACGAGGAAATCGAAACAATACCCTGCGACTCATTTCAGGAGATGTTTGACCATCTTGCAACCGATGCTTCATTGCTGGCCATCCTGGCCATCGAGAACACCATAGCGGGATCGCTGCTGCAGAATCACGAATTGTTGCGCAAGAACCAGACTCGCATCATAGGCGAATACAAAATGAGAATATCGCACACTCTTGCAGCGCTGCCGGGACAGTCGATCGACCAGCTCACCGAAGTCAACTCCCATCCCATGGCATTGCGACAGTGTGAGCAGTTTCTACTGCGTCACCCCAACATGAAGATGATTGAGAAGTTTGACACGGCAGGAAGCGCAAAGGAGATTGCCGAAAACAATCTGCTCGGACATGCGGCCGTGTGCGGTGAATATGCCGCTGAGCTCTACGGGCTCAACATCCTTGAGCGTAGCATCGAAACCAACAAGCGCAACTTCACCCGCTTCCTTATTCTCGCCGACCCGCTCCTCGCCGCCGAGATAGGCCCCGACGAAAGCAAGATAAACAAGGCATCAATCGTATTCACAACTCCCCACACCAAAGGAGCGTTGTCAAAAGTGCTCACCATCCTGTCGTTCTACGACATAAACCTGTCAAAGATTCAGTCGATGCCCATACTCGGGCGCGAATGGGAATACCGATTCTACGCCGACTTCACATTTGACAGTTACGCTCGCTACCGACAGTCAATCGAAGCAATCAAACCGTTAATCAACGACCTCCGTATTCTTGGAGAATATACCGAATGTAAAAATGAAATCTGAATCAACAACACAAATAGTTCCGGCCAAACGAGTGTCGGAGATACAAGAATATTATTTTTCACGCCGACTGCGTGAAGTGGCACAACTCAACGCTCAGGGTGCCGACATCATATCGCTCGGAATCGGAGGTCCCGACCGTCCGCCCCACAGCTCGGTTATATCGACACTTGCCGACGAAGCCGCCAAGCCCGGCAACCACAGCTACCAGCCCTATGTAGGCATTCCGCAACTGCGTCAGGCAATGGCCGACTGGTACAACCGTTGGTATGGCGTGACACTAAACCCCGACACCGAGATTCAGCCGCTCATAGGCTCTAAGGAGGGAATACTTCACGTTTCGCTCGCATTCCTGAACCCCGGCGACGGCGTGCTCGTGCCCAATCCCGGCTACCCCACCTACACTTCGGTAAGCCGACTCGCACAGGCTGAGATATTCAACTACGACCTCACCGAGGAGGGCGGATGGATGCCCGATTTCGATGCTCTTGAACGCCTGCCCCTCGACCGCATCAAGCTCATGTGGATCAACTACCCCCACATGCCCACCGGAACTCCGGCATCGCTTGAGCTCTTTGAGAAGATTGTAGCTTTCGGCAAAAAGCACAACATAGTCATAGCCCACGACAACCCCTACAGCTTCATCCTCAACGAAAAGCCGTTGAGCCTGCTGCAGGTCGACGGAGCGCGTGACATAGCCATCGAGATGAACTCGATGAGCAAGTCACACAACATGGCCGGATGGCGCGTCGGCATGCTTGCATCCAATCCTACATTCATCAACTGGATACTCAAAGTGAAGTCCAACATCGACTCGGGACAATTTAAGCCGCTCATGCTGGCCGCAGTCAAGGGACTGGAAGCCGACAAGGATTGGTATGACGAGGTGAATGCCACCTACGCGTCACGGCGCAAGGTTGCCGAAGAGATAATGTCGGCGCTTAACTGCACATTCGACCCGCGCCAGAAAGGATTGTTCCTGTGGGGACGCATACCCGACGACGAAGCCTCCAGCGAGTCGCTCGCCGACCGAGTACTCTACGAAGGCCGCGTATTCATCACCCCGGGATTCATATTCGGAAGCAACGGCGACCGATACATACGCATATCACTGTGCGCCACCGAGGAGAACATGCGCAAGGCGCTTGACCGTATCAACAAAATGAATAACAAACAATAAACACTACATAAAATTATGAATGATTTAAAGCCCATCCTTCCCGATGGAATAGAGATGCCCCACCCGCTGATAATAGCAGGTCCGTGCAGCGCCGAAACCGAGGAACAAGTAATGAACACCGCCCGCGAGCTGGCTCGTAACGGCATCAAGATATTCCGTGCCGGTATATGGAAACCGCGCACCAAGCCCGGAGGCTTTGAAGGTATAGGTGTAGAGGGTCTTGAATGGCTCAAAAGAGTAAAGGCCGAAACAGGAATGTTGACCGCTACCGAAGTGGCAACCCGTCAGCATGTCGAAGCTGCATTGAACGCAGGTGTCGACATCCTGTGGATAGGAGCCCGCACATCGGCCAACCCCTTCGCAATGCAGGAGATAGCCGACTCTCTTGCCGCCGCAAAGGTCGACATACCCGTACTTGTCAAGAATCCCGTAAACCCCGATCTCGAACTGTGGATAGGAGCGTTACAGCGCATCTACAATGCAGGCATACGCCGAATTGGCGCAATACATCGCGGATTCAGCTCCTACGGAAAGCATCTTTACCGCAACCTGCCCCAATGGCACATTCCCATCGAGCTGCGCCGCCGCATGCCCAACCTGCCCATAATATGCGACCCCAGCCACATTGGCGGAAAGCGCGAACTTGTAGCTCCGTTGTCGCAGCAGGCACTCGACATGGGATTTGACGGACTTATAATCGAAAGCCATTGCGACCCCGACTGCGCATGGAGCGACAAAGCTCAGCAGGTAACGCCCGATGTGTTGAACTTCATTCTCAACACCCTTGTGCTCCGCGACTCAACCGTAACGACCGAAAGCCTCACCCTTCTGCGTCAGCAAATCGATGAACTCGACAACGAGCTTCTTGAAGTTCTCAACAAGCGCATGAGAGTGTCACGCGAAATAGGACAATACAAGAAAGAACATAGAATGCCGGTACTGCAGATAGGCCGTCACGACCACATAATGCAGACACGCGCAAAGCTTGCCGAAGAGATGGGCATGAGCGGAGAATTCATGAAGACGGTGCTCGCCGCAATCCACGAGGAATCGGTGCGCCAGCAGATAGAGGTGTTCAACGACCGCACAAAATAACGCGCTATGAAGATTTTGATTATAGGAGCGGGAAAAATGGGCTCGTTCTTCTGCGATGTATTGTCGATGAAGCATGACATAGCCATCTATGACACCGACCCCAAGCGACTCCTCTTCACATTCAACTGCCGCCGATTCAACAATCTTGAGGAGATTGACGAATTTGCGCCCGACCTCGTGATAAACGCCGCCACTGTAAAATACACCATCGAAGCGTTCAACAAGGTACTTCCCCATCTGCCCGAGAAGTGTATACTTAGTGACATCGCATCGGTAAAGACGGGTCTGCCGGAGTTCTATGCCAAATGCGGACATCCTTTTGTATCGACCCACCCGATGTTTGGCCCCACATTTGCATCGCTCAGCAACCTCAGCAACGAAAACGCCATAATAATTGCTGAAAGCGACCATCTCGGCAAGGTGTTTTTCAAGGATCTCTACAATGAGTTGCACCTGCACATCGAGGAGTACACCTTCAGTCAGCATGACGAAACGATAGCCTACTCGCTTTCAATACCGTTTGCCTCGACACTTGTGTTTGCCGGCTGCATGAAACACCAGGATGCTCCGGGCACGACATTCAAGCGTCACCTGATGATTGCCAACGGGCTAATGAGCGAGGACGACTATCTGCTCAGCGAAATTCTCTTTAATCCGCACACATCGGGTCAGCTTGAAAAAATACAGGCCAAGCTGAGCCAACTGCAGGTAATCGTCGAGAATCATGACTCCGAGGCAATGAAGCACTATCTTGAAGAGGTGCGCAACAATCTGAAATAAATCGCGTCACTTGGGGCTCGTTTTATGAATTTTGTATAATTTTGCATAATGTAATTTTGTGCATTACACATCTCTTGTTACATCATTATTTCATATATGACTAAAATAGGTTCAGTTATGACGCCGGTAGGACGCAAAGCGTTACTGCTGGGCAGTGGAGAATTAGGAAAAGAAGTTGCTTTGGAACTACAGCGTTACGGCGTGGAGGTGATTGCTTGCGACCGTTACGCCAACGCTCCGGCCATGCAGGTGGCTCATCGCAGCTATGTGTTCAACATGCTTGATGCCGATGAACTGAAAGCCGTCGTTAAGCGCGAAAATCCCGACCACATCATCCCCGAGGTCGAGGCCATTGCTACCGGAGCATTGCGCGAACTCGAAGCCGAGGGATACCATGTAACGCCTACAGCTCAGGCCGCATGGCTTACAATGAATCGCGAAGGCATTCGTCGTCTTGCAGCCGAAGAGCTCGGACTTCCCACCTCACGCTATAAATTCGCATCCACATTTGAGGAATTCAAGGCGGCTGTCGAGGAGATAGGACTGCCATGCGTCATAAAGCCGATCATGAGCTCATCGGGTCACGGACAGAGCGTAGCACGCAAGCCCGAGGACATTGAGCGCTCATGGCACATATCACAGGAAGGCGGACGCGCCGGAGCCGGTCGCGTAATCGTGGAAGGATTTGTCGATTTCGACTACGAAATAACACTGTTGACTGTGCGCAGCTGCTCGGGAACAACCTATTGCGAGCCCGTAGGTCACATTCAGGTCGACGGCGACTACCGTTACTCATGGCAGCCTCAACCCATGACCGCCAATGCACTCAACCGCGCAAGAGAGATCGCCCGAAAGATAACCGACGCTCTGGGAGGCTATGGAATCTTCGGTGTAGAGCTCTTCATCAAGGGTGATGATGTAATATTCAGCGAAGTGTCGCCCCGTCCCCATGACACCGGTATGGTCACAATGATTTCACAGGATTTGAGCGAATTCGGACTTCATGCACGCGCCCTTCTCGGTCTTCCCGTGCCTGCAATCCGTTTCTACGGTCCTTCAGCGTCACGTGCCATCGTTGTTGAAGGCGACACCGACAAGGTGGAATTTGAAAATCTCGAACAGGTACTCGCCGAACCGGGTGTACAGATACGCATATTCGGCAAGCCCGAAGTTAAGGGACATCGCCGCATGGGTGTAATCCTTGCAACCGACGAGTCGGTAGAGGCAGCACGAGCAAAAGCCGAACGTGCCTACAATGCACTAAAGGTCAACGTACTGCCGCGCTGATATATTACGACTTAGGCTTGCGGCCTTTAAACTTCTTACGCAGCTTCTTTGCCATTTCATTATGGTGGGAAGCTGCGTTCTCTTCTCCTATCGACTCATATAAGTCGGCAAGGCGCTCATGCACCACGGCAATTTCATCGTCGATTGACAATGCAATGAGAAACCAGTTCATAGCCTCCGACAGATTTCCGGCACGCATATATATTTCACCGAGCGACATCGGAGCATCGAATTCATCGGGACGCAGCTCATAAACACGCTTGAACCAGGGAATGGCCTCTTCATCGTTACCCACCTCTACATACATGCGTCCATTGCCCCACATTGCCTCCACACAATCGGGACATAACGACAACGCCTTGTCATAATTGGCCAAGGCTGGAGTCGGGTCAAACCCTTCACGCCTACATTCATCGCCCATCGACACATATTCCAACGCCAGTTTCTCAAACTTCTCTTTGTCGTCATTGACCTGTTGCTGCAAATCAGCAACCATCGACCTGTAGCGGCTGAGTCGTGAAAGCTTCATGCGCGCAAAGCGCATCAGCACCGTGTTGTCAATCTCGTTGCGCAGCCTCATCGCGCTTATGAACAGCTCGAATGCCGAGGCGGCATCGTCACGTTCAATAGCGTCAAGCGCCTGCGAATAGAGGTCATCGGCCTTGGCGCGTTCAAGAGCCGAGTCGATAAGCTTCTTGTCGTTGAACGATCGGCTGAATGTAATTATTTCGGGGTTGACAAAGACATCACGCTGGTTGATTGTGCTCAACAGCGACAGTCCGCCAAGGCTGCGACATCGGCTTAACGCCACATAAGCCTGACCTCCGCTGAATGTGCCGCGACCTATGTCGATCACCACATCGTTAAATGTCAGTCCCTGGCTCTTATGTATCGTAAGCGCCCACGCAAGCTTCACCGGATACTGTACGAACGAGCCAAGCTCCTTCTCTATTACCTTGTGGCTTTTCTCGTCATATTCATACTTTATATTACGCCAAATTGCAGGATCGAGCACATGCTTTTCACCCGATTCAAGCTCCACCATGAGCGTGTCCTCATCGGCCATGTATATTCGTCCAAGCGTACCGTTGACCCATCGCCGGTCAATGTCGTTCTTGATGAACACAACCTGCGCTCCCACCTTCAATGTCAACGCCATCGAGGTAGGCAGCGAGTTTTCGGGAAATTCGCCTGTTATCGTACCCTGATATGTTATTTCGGGGGTCTTCAGATGTCGCAGGCGTTCATCGTTTATCGAGTCGACCATGTCACGCTTGGTTGCGAGCGTCATCACCATGCGCCCGTCATCGTCATGCGACGCGGGAATTATGCGTGAATTCAGCAGCTTCATGTCATCGGTCGATGCACGGCCAAGCCTTATCCGGTCGAGAATAGCTATGAACTCGTCATCGTTCTGCCTGTAGATTTTACGTAACTCC contains:
- a CDS encoding bifunctional 3-deoxy-7-phosphoheptulonate synthase/chorismate mutase type II — its product is MNDLKPILPDGIEMPHPLIIAGPCSAETEEQVMNTARELARNGIKIFRAGIWKPRTKPGGFEGIGVEGLEWLKRVKAETGMLTATEVATRQHVEAALNAGVDILWIGARTSANPFAMQEIADSLAAAKVDIPVLVKNPVNPDLELWIGALQRIYNAGIRRIGAIHRGFSSYGKHLYRNLPQWHIPIELRRRMPNLPIICDPSHIGGKRELVAPLSQQALDMGFDGLIIESHCDPDCAWSDKAQQVTPDVLNFILNTLVLRDSTVTTESLTLLRQQIDELDNELLEVLNKRMRVSREIGQYKKEHRMPVLQIGRHDHIMQTRAKLAEEMGMSGEFMKTVLAAIHEESVRQQIEVFNDRTK
- a CDS encoding prephenate dehydrogenase — protein: MKILIIGAGKMGSFFCDVLSMKHDIAIYDTDPKRLLFTFNCRRFNNLEEIDEFAPDLVINAATVKYTIEAFNKVLPHLPEKCILSDIASVKTGLPEFYAKCGHPFVSTHPMFGPTFASLSNLSNENAIIIAESDHLGKVFFKDLYNELHLHIEEYTFSQHDETIAYSLSIPFASTLVFAGCMKHQDAPGTTFKRHLMIANGLMSEDDYLLSEILFNPHTSGQLEKIQAKLSQLQVIVENHDSEAMKHYLEEVRNNLK
- a CDS encoding AAA family ATPase, whose translation is MARKKNNIEKIDIDNAEFQNVWKLVQFTRQSVFMTGKAGTGKSTFLKYICNNTRKKHVVLAPTGIAAVNVGGVTLHSFFKIPFKPLLPDDPEFARNRLKSRMKYSKSHQKLLKELELIIIDEISMVRADIIDFIDKVLRVYSDNPREPFGGKQLLLVGDIFQLEPVVTGDMRDLLGRYYSHPYFFCAKAFDELNVVSVELRKIYRQNDDEFIAILDRIRLGRASTDDMKLLNSRIIPASHDDDGRMVMTLATKRDMVDSINDERLRHLKTPEITYQGTITGEFPENSLPTSMALTLKVGAQVVFIKNDIDRRWVNGTLGRIYMADEDTLMVELESGEKHVLDPAIWRNIKYEYDEKSHKVIEKELGSFVQYPVKLAWALTIHKSQGLTFNDVVIDIGRGTFSGGQAYVALSRCRSLGGLSLLSTINQRDVFVNPEIITFSRSFNDKKLIDSALERAKADDLYSQALDAIERDDAASAFELFISAMRLRNEIDNTVLMRFARMKLSRLSRYRSMVADLQQQVNDDKEKFEKLALEYVSMGDECRREGFDPTPALANYDKALSLCPDCVEAMWGNGRMYVEVGNDEEAIPWFKRVYELRPDEFDAPMSLGEIYMRAGNLSEAMNWFLIALSIDDEIAVVHERLADLYESIGEENAASHHNEMAKKLRKKFKGRKPKS
- a CDS encoding pyridoxal phosphate-dependent aminotransferase translates to MKSESTTQIVPAKRVSEIQEYYFSRRLREVAQLNAQGADIISLGIGGPDRPPHSSVISTLADEAAKPGNHSYQPYVGIPQLRQAMADWYNRWYGVTLNPDTEIQPLIGSKEGILHVSLAFLNPGDGVLVPNPGYPTYTSVSRLAQAEIFNYDLTEEGGWMPDFDALERLPLDRIKLMWINYPHMPTGTPASLELFEKIVAFGKKHNIVIAHDNPYSFILNEKPLSLLQVDGARDIAIEMNSMSKSHNMAGWRVGMLASNPTFINWILKVKSNIDSGQFKPLMLAAVKGLEADKDWYDEVNATYASRRKVAEEIMSALNCTFDPRQKGLFLWGRIPDDEASSESLADRVLYEGRVFITPGFIFGSNGDRYIRISLCATEENMRKALDRINKMNNKQ
- the purT gene encoding formate-dependent phosphoribosylglycinamide formyltransferase, producing the protein MTKIGSVMTPVGRKALLLGSGELGKEVALELQRYGVEVIACDRYANAPAMQVAHRSYVFNMLDADELKAVVKRENPDHIIPEVEAIATGALRELEAEGYHVTPTAQAAWLTMNREGIRRLAAEELGLPTSRYKFASTFEEFKAAVEEIGLPCVIKPIMSSSGHGQSVARKPEDIERSWHISQEGGRAGAGRVIVEGFVDFDYEITLLTVRSCSGTTYCEPVGHIQVDGDYRYSWQPQPMTANALNRAREIARKITDALGGYGIFGVELFIKGDDVIFSEVSPRPHDTGMVTMISQDLSEFGLHARALLGLPVPAIRFYGPSASRAIVVEGDTDKVEFENLEQVLAEPGVQIRIFGKPEVKGHRRMGVILATDESVEAARAKAERAYNALKVNVLPR
- a CDS encoding prephenate dehydratase — its product is MKKRVTIQGVAGCYHDAAARNYFSNEEIETIPCDSFQEMFDHLATDASLLAILAIENTIAGSLLQNHELLRKNQTRIIGEYKMRISHTLAALPGQSIDQLTEVNSHPMALRQCEQFLLRHPNMKMIEKFDTAGSAKEIAENNLLGHAAVCGEYAAELYGLNILERSIETNKRNFTRFLILADPLLAAEIGPDESKINKASIVFTTPHTKGALSKVLTILSFYDINLSKIQSMPILGREWEYRFYADFTFDSYARYRQSIEAIKPLINDLRILGEYTECKNEI